GTGAAACCCCTGCTGCCGGGCTCCCCCGGGTGCGCCGTCCTCATCACCAGCCGCACCCGCCTCACCGGTCTCTCCGGGGCCCACCAGATGCGCCTGGAGACCCTCCCCCCCGACGAGGCGCTGGAGCTGTTCACCCGGATCACCGGAGCCTCGCGGGTGGCCGCCGAACCCGGCCTCGCCGAGGAGATCGTGGTGGCCTGCGGGCTGCTGCCGCTCGCCGTCAGGATCGTCGCCTCCCGGCTCGCCGCGGACCCCGCGCTCACCCTGGCGGCGCTCGCCGGGGAGCTGCGCGACCAGCGGCGGCTGACCGCCCTGGACGACGGCAAGCGCACGGTGGAGGCGACCTTCGCCCTCTCCTACCACCGGCTCGGCCCCGAACTCGCCCGCGCCTTCCGGCTGATGGCCCTGCCGGACGCCCCGGACATCTCGCTGCCCTGCGCCGCCGCGCTGCTCGGCCGGTCCGAGGCCGAGGCCGACGAGCTGCTCGAAGCCCTCGTCGACCTGAACCTGCTGCACTCCCCGCAGTTCGAGCGCTACGGATTCCACGACCTGGTCCGCGACTACGCCCGCGACCGGCTGGCCGACGAGGAACCCGCCGCGCGGCGCACGGCGGCCGCCGACCGGCTGGTCGACTTCTGTCTGGCCACGGCGCGCAACGCCGACCTCGCCGCCCGCTCCGTCGACCCGGTCGAGCAGAGCCTCCTCGACGCACGGGTCACCTCCGCGGGCCGCCCCGTGGCCGATTCGGCCCAGGCGGTGGGCTGGATGCGCGAGCAGGCCGGTGTGCACGCCGCGGCCATCCACCTGAGCTGCGCCGATCCGGCGCTGCCGCTGGACCGCGCGGCCGAACTCGCCGACAAGATGGGCTCGGTGCTCTTCGAGCGGGCACAGACGGCGATCATCGCCGACCTGGCCGAACTCATCGCCGACGAGGCGGCGGCCCGGGGTGACGACGGCCCCGAGGCCCTCGCCCGGCACGTGCGGGGCATCATGCTCTGGCACGTCAACCGGTACGAGGAGTCCGAGCGGGAGATCGGCCGGGCGGTCGCCCTGTGCGAGGGCGTCCACGACGGTCCGGTCGTCCGCGTACGGGCCAAGGCCCTCCTCGCCCTGGGCAGCAACCTCCGGGTCCGCGGCCGGTACGCCGAGGCCGCCTCGTACGCGGGCAGCGCGGCCGCGCTCTTCCGCCGGGTGGGAGCCGAGCGCGCGGAGGGCAGCGCGCTGGGGGAGTTCGCGTTCTGCTGCGCCCAGACGGGGCGCGTGGAGGAGGGCCGGGCCGCGGCCGAGCGCGCCGCCCTCCTGATGGACGGGTCGGGCCCGGTGTCGGCCGCGACCGGCCGCTACTACCTGGCCCGGGTGCTGCGGCTGTGCGGCGATCCGGAGGCGGCCCTGGTCCACGCGGTGCGCGCCCGGGAGGAGTTCGCGGACCTCCAGGTGACGGTGTTCGAGGCGGCGGCGGGCGACCTCGTGGCCCGTATCCACACCGAGGCGGGCCGCTGGCTGCTCGCCACCGAGGCCGCCGAGGCGGTGCTGCCGCTCGCCCGGCGCACCAGCAGGGCGCTGGAGGCCGCGCTCCTGCGCACGCTCGGGACCGTGCACACCGGTCTCGGCAGGCCGCGGCAGGCGCGCGCCTGCCTGGAGGACGCGCTGGCCCTCTACGAGCGGCTGGGTCTCGGCGACGACGCCGGGGAGACGCGGGCCCTGCTGGACGCGCTTCCCCGGCCGTAGCGCGTGGGCGGAAAGGGGCTCCGCTACGCGCGTTGACCACCTGTCTACCGCGGTCCGTGAGCGTTCCTCTCGTCAGTCGGCCGGTCGATCGGACCGGCAGCCAGTCAGACGAGAGGAACGATCCACATGCCCACGCTTCCCCAGAACGGCCAGGCATTCACGCTGCAGACCCCGCTCGACGGGCCGGGAGGAAAGATCGTCGCTGACCTCCAGGGCAGCAACAGCGGCCGCGGGACCCGCATCCAGTCGTACCACGACAACGGCACCAAGGCGCAGGGCTGGGTCTTCTGGGCCAAGGAGAACGGCACCTGGCTGCTGGAGAGCCAGGTCACGCAGGGCACGCACGCTCCCGGCCAGGGGATGGCCATGGACTACAACTACTCCACCGGCCAGGCCTGGCTGTTCAACGAGCACGGCCAGCCCAACCAGCGCTGGTGCCTGGAGGCCGTGGACAACGACTGGCTGCGGATCAAGAGCGCCCGCGGCGACGAGGGCGACGTCTTCCTGACGGCTTCCCCGCAGGAAGCCAGTGCGCTCACGCTCTCCCAGCGCGACGACAACAACCAGGGCCAGCTGTGGCGCCTGACGCCGGCCCGCGGGCTGGGCGGCGGCGCCACGGGCGGCGGCCAACAGCAGCCCCAGCCGCAGCAGCCCCAGCAGCCGCAGCAGGGCGGGGCCGAGGGCCGGGTCCTCCAGCTCACCAACGAATACCGGCAGCGCAACGGCCGTGGCGCCCTCGCCCTGCACCCGGCGCTGAACGGCGTCGCCCAGGCCAGCGCCGCCGAGCAGGCCCGGCGCAACACGCAGGGCCACTTCACGGTCGGCCAGTGGTTCGGCCAGGCGGCCGCGGGCGGTTACCGGGGCGCGGGCGGAATGTGGGAGAACGCGGGCGGTGCCCGGGTCGGCGGAAACGACTACTGGCCGACCCCCGAGCGCATCGTCCAGGCCTGGATCGACGAGCCCGCCCACCGGGACAACATGCTCCAGCCGGGCGCCACGCACCTGGGCGTGGGCCGCGTCAGCAGCGGTGACGGAACCACCTTCTGGTCCCAGATCCTCGCCAGCTGACCGCACCGCCCCCAGCCCCCCAGCCCCCCAGCCCCTCGGCTCAGCACACGTGCACGCACGCAGGAGAACTCCCTCATGACCGCAACCGCAGCAGAACTGATCCGCGCCGCCCGCGGCGAGATCGGATACCAGGAAGGCAACGACGACGGCGACTGGAACAACATCCAGCGGTATTCACCCGCCGTACCCGGCCTGGAATGGTCCCAGGGCGAGGCGTGGTGCGCCACGTTCGTGGCCTGGTGCGCCCGGGAATCGGGCAACGAATCCCTCTTCCCGGTCTCCGCGTCCTGCGCCGAGGGCGTGTCCTGGTTCGAGGAGCGCGACCGGTTCACCGAGTACCCGGTGATCGGCGGCCAGGTGTTCTTCGGCCCCGGCGGCGGCAGCCACACCGGCATCTGCATCGCCTACGACGGCTCCACGATCACCACCATCGAGGGCAACACCAACGACGACGGGAGCGCGGAGGGCGACGGCGTCTACCTCAAGACGCGCGACCGCGCGTCGAACCGCGTCCACGGCTACGGCATCCCCGACTTCGCCGGGGGCGTCGTGCTGGCCGACCCCGAGTGGAAGGGACGCCCCGGGGCGGTGTACTTCGCCGAGGAGGCGTCGGAGTCCGACCTGCCCTCCGGCGGGACCGCGCCCTCGTCCGCACGGGACAGCGCCCCCGCCGGCGCCGACGATGGCGGTGGTGACGGCGGCTACGAGCCCTTCCCCGGCGCCGAGTTCTTCCACCCGGAGCAGGACAGCCCCGTCGTCACCCGCATGGGTGAGCGCCTGGTCGCCGAGGGCTGCTCCGCCTACGCCGAGGGCCCCGGCCCCCAGTGGGGCGACGCCGACCGCGAGTCGTTCCGCAACTGGCAGCACAAGCTCGGCGACACCGGCGCCGACGCGGACGGCGTCCCCGGCCCGAAGCAGTGGTCGGCGCTGAAGGTGCCCCGCGCCTGACCCGCGCGCCTGACCCGCGCCTGACCACCACCCCCGTCGGGTCAGGCGCCGCCCGCCGGGCGGGGACCGCGAAGGCGGTCCCCGCCCGCTCCCGATGAACTGACGGATATTCAATAGGAGGTTTCTCAGGGCGCTTTGGCACATCCGACGGCGGATTGGCACACTATGGAGAGATGGATCCGCTGAGGCTGGTCGACATCCGTACCGAGGGCATCGGGGACAAGCGCGCGTTCGGCAGCGGCTATCTGATCGCGCCCCACCTGGTGCTCACCGCCCGGCACGTCACCCGGCAGAAGAGCACGGGCCTGTTGTGGCCGCGCATCACCGCGCACGTCGGCCTTCCCTCCGACGGCCCCGTCGCATACCGGACGGCAAAGGTCCGCTGGACCCATCCCGACGGCCTGGACGTCGCCCTGCTGGAGCTGGACTCCGCCGTGGACGTACCGGGAGAGGTGCGGTGGGGCCGCGTCGGCGGAACGTACCCGGTGCCCTACCGGGGTCTCGCCTTCCCGCGCTCGACGCGCAAGCCCGACGGGTCCCGCAACTCCGAATACCTGGACGGAAACCTGCCCCGGCTGTCCGGCGGCGGCGGCGTGCACAACCTGTACACGCTGAACCAGAAGGCCGCCCCGGGGGAACTCAAGGCGTGGGCCGGCGCGTCCGGCGCCGCCGTCTTCTGCGACGACCACCTGGTCGGGGTGGTCATCCACGACGACCCGGGGTACCAGAACCGCCGCCTGCACGCCTGCCCCGCCCACAGGTTCGTGGCGGACCCCGGCTTCACGGACCTCCTGCGCGAGCACGGCGTCGTACCACCGGCCCCCCTCACGGTGATCGAGGCGGCCGGTCCGGCGCCCGAACCCGTGGCGCCGCCGCGGTCGGCCCTGCCCTCCTGGCTCTCCCCGCTTCCGGCCGGTCCCTCGGGCAGGTTCGTGGGGCGCGAGGCGGAGCTGCACAGCGCGCGTTCCCTGGTCTCGGGAGGCAGGGTCCTCTCGGTCGTCGGGCCCGACCACACGGGCAAATCCGCCTTCATCGGGCGGCTGGTCGGCGACGGGGAAGTCCGCCGCGCACTCGGCACGGACCGCCCTTGGGGGCTGCTGGAGCTGAACGTGGCCGGGTCCGGCAGCCGGTTCCCGGTGTCGCGGGCGCTGGCCACGCTGCTCGACGTCGACCTGTTCACGGACCAGGAGTACGGCGAGGACACGGCCTCGGCGGAACTCAAGATCAAGCGCATGCTGAACTCCCTCTCGGGCGCCGCGCGCGGGCACGACATCGTGACCGTCATCAACTGCACCCGTTTCGGGAAGGACACCTTCGATCTCGAAGCGGACCTCGACGAGGTCCTCGGCAACTTCGCGTTCCGGCGCTCCGCGGTGCTGATCTCCAGCCTGACGCTCCTCCAGGCCGACGGGGGCCAGCAGCTGCGCGACATGCCCCCGGTCCGGCTCGGCCCGCTCCCCGCGGTGGAGGCCGCCGAACTCCTCTCGGCCGAGCTGGACGAGCGCCACGTCCGGGTCGATGCCCGCCAGGTCATCGCCGAGGCCGACGACAGTCTCGTGCAGCGGCCCGGGATCCTGCTGTCCGGTGTCGACCAGTACGTGAGGAACTACGCCGACGCCGGCCCGCACGACGCCGACCCGGTCGAGGTCGCCGTGGATCTCCTCAGCGCCTGCCGCGTCACCATCACCAAGGTGTTCGAGGACGCCGGATGCCGGCTGCTCGACGATGCGGGCGCTCCCGGCGCCCTCGCCCCGCTCATCGTCTGGGCGATGGCCGAGCACCTCCCGCTGCCCGAGGACGTCCTCGTCACCGCGGGGGTCGGCCGGGCGTCCCTGCACCAGCTCTCCGCCGATGGCGTGCTCCTCGTACGGCAGCCACCCGCGGGTCCACCGGAACCGCCGCACTACGAACTGAGCCGCGCCACCCGGGAGGCGCTGCGGAACATGACGCTGGTCGCCCTGGGCGTCGACGCGGGACGGCGGCTGAAGGCGGAGGAGTCCGTCGCGCTCGGTCCGGCCGCCCATGATCCGGAGCTGCTGGACGGGGCGCTTCAAGAGGGTGCGCTCGCCGTCTTCGAGACCGCCCGCTCCCATTTCGAGGACGAGGAGGGCGACGGCAGCCACCGGGCGCTCGTCTTCGCCGTGGAGTGCGCGGTCGGCTGGATCCGGGCCCGCGCGGACGACCGGCTGCCCCGGCTGAGCCTCCAGGCGGAGGACATCGCCAACACGCTGGATGTGGCGGCGCTGATCCTGCCGGTCCAGCCGAGCGAACGGCCGCAGGAGGAGCCGGCGCCCGATCCCGTCGCGGAAGCCCCCGGGGCCGAAGCCACCGTCGGCGGTCGCCCGTACGACGGCTACGAGGCCCTGTACCGGGCCGTGTCGCAGCTGAACGTGCGGATGCGCGAGCCGGTGACGGCACGGGCCGAGGCCGCGTTCATCGCCGCCTGCGAGCAGGCCGTGCGCGCCCTGTGCGGCTGCGCGCCCGGTGTTCCTCCGCAGATGCTGCGGTCCGTCGACAACGCCCTGTACTTCGGCGGGCGCCGCTACGGGTGCGACGCCGACATCCTGCGGATCCGCGTCGACGCCGCCGACGTGCTGAGCGAGGACGCCCGCCGGATCGCCGGGGGCCGGGTGGGCCGGCTCGCGTCCACCATTTCGTGGCTGCTCAACACCGCGGATCTGCAGCTGGACGGAGAGCAGCTGGCCGAAGGCAGGGCCGGCGTCGCGCTCGTCCACGAGCTGCTGCCCCTGCTGCCCCGGCCGCACACGACCGGTGGTGAGGCCACGCAGCTCGGCCTGCGCATGCGCGCCAGCCGGGCCCGGGCGAGGACCGCCGACAACGAGCCGGAGCGGCTGGAGGCACTGGCGGAGTCCGTGCGCCTCGGCACCGTGGCCCTGGAGCGCTGCGCGCCCACCACGGCACTGCGGCACCTGTGGACCCGGCGGTTCCTGGAGGCGGCCAAGCACCACGCGTTCGAGATGCGGACGGACGAGGAGCGGACCGCCTTGGTGGGTCTGGTCATGGACACCCTCACCGGCGCGTACGGACCGGTCCCGGTCTGGGAGCCGCCCGTCCGGCTGACCGTCGCCAGGTTCCTGCGCAGCGTCCACCGGCGCCAGGCCGACCCCGCTCTCCGGCTGGACGGCGCGAACGCCGCGCTGGACCTGCTCCTGCCGTACGGTGACGCCTTCGTGCAGCAGGCCGGGTCCGGCGACGCCGACGGGCTGCTGGAGCTGGCCCGGACGGCCGGGTTCAAGGCGTGGGCGCTGCAGGAGAACGAGCGTCTGCCCGAAGCCGTCGCGGAAGCCGGGAGGGCCGAGCGGTACGCCGTACAGGCCGTGGACGGTGCCCCGAGTACCCACGCCTACCGCGTGTGGCTGCAGTGCCTGCGCCATCGCGTGCAGTTGGAGAGCGGCGACCCCGATGACCCGGCCACGCAGCGGGAGCTGCGCCGCGCGATCAGCAGGACCCAGGAATGGCTCGCCACCGAGGAGGCCCGGACCACGCACCACGCGCAGCTGGCCCGGCTGTGCATCGTGGAGGAGTGGTTCCTGCGCGGCCGCAGCCTGTGGCAGGCGGCAGTGCAACCGAACGAAGGGAACAACCCCGCCATCCGGATCGAGCTGCGCCGCGTGTACACGGAGCGGGTCCGGACCCTCGAAGGCCACGAGAAGCGGTACGGGCGGACCATCGACACGGCCGTGCTGCGCTGCGACCTGGAACGCGAGTACCGGCGCCTCCTGACGGTGCAGCAGCCCGGATCCGCCAGAACGGGACGCCGCGTCGACAACCGCCCGACCTGGGCGATCATCGACCGCGCGGAGGGCAAGTGGCCGCACAGCACCGAGATCCGGCTGGCCCGGGCGCGGCTCCACCGCTACCTGTGGGAATACGCCGAGTCGGCCGCGATCCTGGAATCGGTGATCCGCAGCACCCGCAGCGGGCAGGAACGGCGCCAGGCGCAGATAGACATGGCGGACGTCCTGCTCCAGTACGTCCGCTTCGGATCGCCGGACCCGGCGGAGCGCGCCGCGGCGCTGGAGCGGGCGGCCGCGCAGCTGGTCGAGCCGCTCGGCCACCGCTTCCAGTCACAGCGGGTGGCCGTGCTGGGCGAGCGCGTCCGCCTGGAGTCCGGCGCGTCGGTCGACCAGGAGCGCATCGACGCGGCGTTCGAAGAACTCATCGGCTCCGGCTACGCGACGAGCATCGGCAGGTACCTGCACAGCAGGCGCTACGCGCCCGCGGAACCGGCCGCCGAGGACGGGGAGAGCGGACCGGACGAGGAGCCGGAGGAGGATACGGGCGAGGAGCCGGCCGAGGAGACGGACGAGTCACAGGACCTCACGCAGCTGCTCTACGAGGACTTCACCGACATCGAACTGATCGACGGGCTGGGGCAGCTCTATCTGCGCCAAGCCGAGCTGTGGAGCGCGGAGGACGCCCCGGACGCGCGGAGCGAGGCCGCCGTGGCCGCGCGGCGGGCGTACGACTGCTTCGACGCGTGCCGGGTGCTGCTGGAAGCGCGGTTCGGCAAGGAGCACGTGGTGAACTGCTTCCAGCGGGCCGAGGCCATCCGGCAGGCCGCCCGGCTGACCGGCACGGCCAACCCCCTGGCATGGAAGCCGGAGGGCAAGCCGAGCTGGCTGAAACTGGCCGTCGACCTGTTCCAGTCGGCCGCCGGACGGTCCGTGGACACCTTCCACGTGCTGTGCAAGGCGCGCATCAAGGAAACACAGCGGCTGCTGAACCAGCTCACCGGCTGAACCAGCTCACCGGCTGAGGGGATCCCCGGCTGACAGCCCGCCGCGCACGCTGTCAGCAGGCTGTCCGCGCGCTGTCAGCCGGGACCCGCATCGTCAGGGCCATCGAGAACGACGGGCACCTGACGAGGAGTGGTTGAGCATGGCGTACGCGATCCGGGCCGAAGGACTGGTCAAGAAGTACGGGGACTTCACCGCCCTGGACGGGGTGGACCTGGAGGTTCCGGCGGGCAAGGTCGTCGGCGTGCTGGGTCCCAACGGCGCCGGGAAGACCACCACCGTCCGCATCCTGGCCACGCTGCTGCGGCCCGACGCCGGGTACGCCACCATCGGCGGCCACGACATCGTCAAGGACCCGGTCAAGGTACGGCAGTTGATCGGGCTGACCGGTCAGTACGCCTCCGTGGACGAGACCCTGTCCGGCGCCGAGAACCTGGTGCTCATCGGGCGGCTGCTCGGCCTGTCCCGGCGCGACGCGAGGGCGCGGGGCGCGGAGCTGCTGGAGCGGTTCTCCCTCTCCGAGGCGGCCCGCAAGCCGATCGCCACCTTCTCCGGCGGCATGCGGCGGCGCCTCGACCTCGCCGCCTCCCTGGTCGGCCGGCCGCAGGTGCTCTTCCTGGACGAGCCCACGACCGGGCTGGACCCGCACGCCCGGCAGGAAGTCTGGCAGGTCGTACGGCAGTTGATCGCCGACGGGTCCACGGTGCTGCTCACCACCCAGTACCTGGAGGAGGCCGACCAGCTCGCCGACTCCATCACCGTCTTCGACAAGGGCCGCAAGGTGGCCGAGGGCCGCCCCGGTGAACTCAAGCGCCGTGTCGGCGGCCAGATCCTCCAGGTCCGGCCCACCCTGGGCGCGGACGTGCCGCTGGTCGCCGGGATGCTCACCGAGCTGACCGGACACGTTCCCGCCCAGGACTCCGGCGTGCTCACCGTGCCCGCCGACGACCCGATGGTGGTCGCCGCGGTCGCCCGCCGCCTGGACGGCGCGGGCATCACCGCCGACGAACTGGGCCTGCGGCTGCCCAGCCTGGACGAGGTCTTCCTGGCCCTGACCGGGCACGCGCCCACCGCCGCGGAGGACCGACCCGCCGCCGCCTGAGCCCCGGCCGCCCGGTTCCCCTCCCCCTCCCCCATACCTCCCGGAAGGTCCCCACCATGAGCACCCTGCCCCTCCCCGCCCACGCCTCCCACACCTCCCACACCGCGCTCCCCGGCCGGATCGGCCCCGCCCAGACCCTCCGGCACAGCCTCGCCCTGGCCGGCCGGGGCGTCACCAAGTTCATGAAGTCGCCGATCCAGCTGGTCGACGTGATCCTCACCCCGATCATCTGCCTGCTGATGTTCATCTACCTCTTCGGGGACGCCATGTCCGGCGGTGACACCGACGGCTACCTGCGGCTCGTCGTCCCCGGTGTGATGGTCATGGCCGTCTTCCAGGCCAGCGTCGGCATCGGCGCTGCGCTCTGCGCGGACGCCAGTACGGGGATCTTCGACCGGTTCCGCAGCATGCCGATCGCCCGCTCCAGCCCCCTGATCGGCGCGGTCCTGGCCGACATCGTCCGCTACGTCGTCTGCCTGGGCACCGTGGCCGTCCTGGCCCTGGTCATGGGCTACCGGGTCGAGACCGGTCCGCTCGCCGCGCTCGCCGCGGTCGCCCTGCTCATCGGCTTCGCCCTCAGCTTCGCCTGGGCTTCGGTGTACCTCGGCATGCTGATCAAGAACCCGGCGTCCGTACAGGGCCTGATGACCATCCTCATCCTGCCGCTCACCTTCGCCAGCAACGTCTTCGTCCCCCGGGAGGGCATGGCGGGCTGGCTCCAGGCCTGGTCGGACGTCAACCCCGTCTCCCTGGTGGCGGACACGGTCCGCGGGCTGCTCAACGGCGGTCCGGTCGCCGACTCCCTGACCGGGACGCTCGCCTGGATGGCCGGAGTGATCGTGGTCTTCTTCCCGCTGGCCGTCCGCGCCTACCGCAAGAACGCCGGCTGATCCGCCGGTCACGCGCCCGGCCGGGCGGGGTCCGCACCCACGGGGGTGGAGCGGGCCCCGCCCGGCCGTTTCGTACGTCTTCGCGCGGCGTGTGCGTCAGTTCCGCGGCGCCGCCCGCAGGGTCTCCGCCTCCAGCCACCGGAGCGCGTCCGCGCGGGAGTACGCGGCCCCCTCGTCGAAGGCCTGCTGGAACCCCTCCCGGCCCAGCTCCGCCACGATGCGGTCGACCAGCTCGCGCCACTCGGGCTCGCCCCAGTCGAAGGCTCCGCGCATCACCTGGCTCATCCCGAGCGAGCGAGCGCCCTCCTCCGGGGCGCCCTCCGCCGTCCGCAGCCCGCCGAGCAGTTCGGCCACCCAGGCGAGCGCGGCGCCCGCTCCCTGGCCGAGCAGGGCGCCTGCCGCTTCGGGCAGCAGGGCCCGGGCCGAGGCCGCGTCCCCTGCGGCGAGGCGGTTCTCGATGCGGGTGCTGACGATCAGGTCGCGGGCCAGTTCCCGCAGGGCGGGGCGTCGGTCGCCCAGCGCCTCCAGCCGGTCGAGCGTGGCGTCGGACCGCACGAGGTCACCGGCCCTGCGGTGCACATTGGCCAGGCCCACGAGGATGTTGGCCTCCAGGCGCAGCTGTCCGCGCTCGCGGGCCTGGCGGTGTGCGGCGTGCAGATCGCGGAAGGCGCCCGCCAGGTCGCCGCTGCGGCGGCGTTCGCGGGCGAGCCTGGCCTTGCTGAGGTAGAGGTAGTCCTCGGTGCCGAGTTCGGAGCTGAGCGCCACGGTCCGCTCGAAGGTGGCGATGGCCTGCGCGTACTCGCCGCGCAGGGAGTGGTCGCGGCCGATCGGGAGCAGGCTCATCACCAGCCCCCAGCGGTCGCCCACCTCCTCGAAGCCGCGCAGGGCCTCGATCCGGGAAGCGGCGCCGGTGTCCAGGTCGCCCTGTTCGGTGAGGGCGAAGTCCCGGGCCAGGTGGGCGGTGGCCCGGACCCAGGGGTCGGGCGATTCCAGGGGGTCGCTTGGCGCCCGTACGCCGGTGGGCGGGGAGACCCGGGACATCCGCAGGAGCAGCAGGGCCGGGTGGAACTCGCGGGCCGTCGCCGACTCGCCCTCGGCGGGCGTGTGTTCAGGCGTAGGTTCAGGCGTGTGTTCAGGCGTACGTCCGCCACGCGCCGCCCCTGCGGACCGCGGCCCGGGGGCCTGCGCGAGGTAGGTGTCGAGCCGGGCGCTGAGCCCCCGGATCCCCCAGTACCAGAACATCGCCCCGGCGAAGCGCGCGGCCAGGTCCGCGTCCCCGGCTTCGGCGACCGAGCGCAGCGCGAGGACGAGGTTGTCGTGTTCGGCGTCGAAGACCTCGATCGCCCGCAGCTGGTCGCGGGTGCGCAGGCGGGGTTCGTGCTCCTCCGCGAGGGCCAGGAAGTACGCGGCGTACCGCCCGGTCACGGCGTCCCCGGACCCGGACCCGGACGCGGGCGCGGCCTCGGCCTCGGCCAACCGGCGGGCCGCGTACGCCCGTACCGTCTCGAACATCCGGTAGCGCGGCTCGCCCGCGCCTTCGTCGGCGGCCACGACCAGCGACTTCTCCACCAGGGCGTCCAGCACGTACGCGATGTCGGCGGCCGGGAGCGAGTCGTCCGCGCAGACCGCTTCGAGCGCGGTGACGGTCGCGCCGCCCGGGAAGACCGACAGCCTGCGGGCGAGGATCCGCTCGGGTTCGTCCAGCAGGTCCCAGCTCCACTCGACGAGCGCGAGCAGGGAGCGCTGGCGGGGCAGGGCGGTGCGGCTGCCCGAGGCGAGCAGCCGGAAGCGGTCGTCGAGGCGGCGCGCTATCTGCGGGGCGCTCATCGAGCGGAGCTTGGCCGCGGCCAGTTCGAGGGCGAGCGGCATCCCGTCGAGCCGTCGGCACACCTCGACCACGGCGTCGAGGGTCGGGTCGTCGAGCGTGAAGTCCGGGCGGACCCCGGCGGCCCGGTCGACGAAGAGGCGGACCGCGGGCGAGGCCGCCGCCTCGGCGGGTTCCGGCGAGCCCGTCGGCACGTCGAGGGGGCCGAGGTGGCACAGGGACTCGCCGGTGATGGCGAGGGCCTCCCGGCTGGTGGCGAGGATCCGCAACTCCGGCAGCTGGTCGAGGAGTTCGGCGGCCAGTTCGGCGGCCGCCTCGACGAGGTGCTCGCAGTTGT
This is a stretch of genomic DNA from Streptomyces sp. NBC_00536. It encodes these proteins:
- a CDS encoding trypsin-like serine protease — protein: MDPLRLVDIRTEGIGDKRAFGSGYLIAPHLVLTARHVTRQKSTGLLWPRITAHVGLPSDGPVAYRTAKVRWTHPDGLDVALLELDSAVDVPGEVRWGRVGGTYPVPYRGLAFPRSTRKPDGSRNSEYLDGNLPRLSGGGGVHNLYTLNQKAAPGELKAWAGASGAAVFCDDHLVGVVIHDDPGYQNRRLHACPAHRFVADPGFTDLLREHGVVPPAPLTVIEAAGPAPEPVAPPRSALPSWLSPLPAGPSGRFVGREAELHSARSLVSGGRVLSVVGPDHTGKSAFIGRLVGDGEVRRALGTDRPWGLLELNVAGSGSRFPVSRALATLLDVDLFTDQEYGEDTASAELKIKRMLNSLSGAARGHDIVTVINCTRFGKDTFDLEADLDEVLGNFAFRRSAVLISSLTLLQADGGQQLRDMPPVRLGPLPAVEAAELLSAELDERHVRVDARQVIAEADDSLVQRPGILLSGVDQYVRNYADAGPHDADPVEVAVDLLSACRVTITKVFEDAGCRLLDDAGAPGALAPLIVWAMAEHLPLPEDVLVTAGVGRASLHQLSADGVLLVRQPPAGPPEPPHYELSRATREALRNMTLVALGVDAGRRLKAEESVALGPAAHDPELLDGALQEGALAVFETARSHFEDEEGDGSHRALVFAVECAVGWIRARADDRLPRLSLQAEDIANTLDVAALILPVQPSERPQEEPAPDPVAEAPGAEATVGGRPYDGYEALYRAVSQLNVRMREPVTARAEAAFIAACEQAVRALCGCAPGVPPQMLRSVDNALYFGGRRYGCDADILRIRVDAADVLSEDARRIAGGRVGRLASTISWLLNTADLQLDGEQLAEGRAGVALVHELLPLLPRPHTTGGEATQLGLRMRASRARARTADNEPERLEALAESVRLGTVALERCAPTTALRHLWTRRFLEAAKHHAFEMRTDEERTALVGLVMDTLTGAYGPVPVWEPPVRLTVARFLRSVHRRQADPALRLDGANAALDLLLPYGDAFVQQAGSGDADGLLELARTAGFKAWALQENERLPEAVAEAGRAERYAVQAVDGAPSTHAYRVWLQCLRHRVQLESGDPDDPATQRELRRAISRTQEWLATEEARTTHHAQLARLCIVEEWFLRGRSLWQAAVQPNEGNNPAIRIELRRVYTERVRTLEGHEKRYGRTIDTAVLRCDLEREYRRLLTVQQPGSARTGRRVDNRPTWAIIDRAEGKWPHSTEIRLARARLHRYLWEYAESAAILESVIRSTRSGQERRQAQIDMADVLLQYVRFGSPDPAERAAALERAAAQLVEPLGHRFQSQRVAVLGERVRLESGASVDQERIDAAFEELIGSGYATSIGRYLHSRRYAPAEPAAEDGESGPDEEPEEDTGEEPAEETDESQDLTQLLYEDFTDIELIDGLGQLYLRQAELWSAEDAPDARSEAAVAARRAYDCFDACRVLLEARFGKEHVVNCFQRAEAIRQAARLTGTANPLAWKPEGKPSWLKLAVDLFQSAAGRSVDTFHVLCKARIKETQRLLNQLTG
- a CDS encoding CAP domain-containing protein encodes the protein MPTLPQNGQAFTLQTPLDGPGGKIVADLQGSNSGRGTRIQSYHDNGTKAQGWVFWAKENGTWLLESQVTQGTHAPGQGMAMDYNYSTGQAWLFNEHGQPNQRWCLEAVDNDWLRIKSARGDEGDVFLTASPQEASALTLSQRDDNNQGQLWRLTPARGLGGGATGGGQQQPQPQQPQQPQQGGAEGRVLQLTNEYRQRNGRGALALHPALNGVAQASAAEQARRNTQGHFTVGQWFGQAAAGGYRGAGGMWENAGGARVGGNDYWPTPERIVQAWIDEPAHRDNMLQPGATHLGVGRVSSGDGTTFWSQILAS
- a CDS encoding AfsR/SARP family transcriptional regulator; protein product: MGDFALRFSLLGPLRAWYGDDEVELGRPQQRAVLAALLTAGGRTVATPVLADAVWGGAPPSEPRKAVQLHVSRLRAAFKACAGAERAGELLVRVGDGYALAAPDAEVDVVVWDRLLAEAGRLRDQGAPADAVREVVLRAHRLWDGEPLAGLAGPHAESLRSRVREQWLGAKELQLEMDVELGDRTDLTAEAASLVLEHPGRPRLTAVLMRALYQAGRKAEALAVYEEARRTLPPDAREDDAPAVGARRADGPAALHLRILREDPALLPVSAARAQAPAWQPPHQLPAGLADFTGRESAVETLVDRLVGGVGRAVVVSALDGMGGVGKTTLAVHVARRVHERFPDGQLFADLRGADRTPLDPGPALAGFLGALGVAPAEIPLDLGERTALYRSALAGRKVLVVLDNAVGPEQVKPLLPGSPGCAVLITSRTRLTGLSGAHQMRLETLPPDEALELFTRITGASRVAAEPGLAEEIVVACGLLPLAVRIVASRLAADPALTLAALAGELRDQRRLTALDDGKRTVEATFALSYHRLGPELARAFRLMALPDAPDISLPCAAALLGRSEAEADELLEALVDLNLLHSPQFERYGFHDLVRDYARDRLADEEPAARRTAAADRLVDFCLATARNADLAARSVDPVEQSLLDARVTSAGRPVADSAQAVGWMREQAGVHAAAIHLSCADPALPLDRAAELADKMGSVLFERAQTAIIADLAELIADEAAARGDDGPEALARHVRGIMLWHVNRYEESEREIGRAVALCEGVHDGPVVRVRAKALLALGSNLRVRGRYAEAASYAGSAAALFRRVGAERAEGSALGEFAFCCAQTGRVEEGRAAAERAALLMDGSGPVSAATGRYYLARVLRLCGDPEAALVHAVRAREEFADLQVTVFEAAAGDLVARIHTEAGRWLLATEAAEAVLPLARRTSRALEAALLRTLGTVHTGLGRPRQARACLEDALALYERLGLGDDAGETRALLDALPRP
- a CDS encoding peptidoglycan-binding protein, encoding MTATAAELIRAARGEIGYQEGNDDGDWNNIQRYSPAVPGLEWSQGEAWCATFVAWCARESGNESLFPVSASCAEGVSWFEERDRFTEYPVIGGQVFFGPGGGSHTGICIAYDGSTITTIEGNTNDDGSAEGDGVYLKTRDRASNRVHGYGIPDFAGGVVLADPEWKGRPGAVYFAEEASESDLPSGGTAPSSARDSAPAGADDGGGDGGYEPFPGAEFFHPEQDSPVVTRMGERLVAEGCSAYAEGPGPQWGDADRESFRNWQHKLGDTGADADGVPGPKQWSALKVPRA